Proteins encoded together in one Candidatus Krumholzibacteriia bacterium window:
- a CDS encoding glycosyltransferase family 4 protein, which yields MNKFYDPRGGTERVLFDLEDGLRARGHDVAVFACEHPDNRPSEWSRYFVGRRDYESPGPVDRLRHAVGTVYDVGARRALGRLLDDFRPDVAHLHNVYHQLSPSVLDVLRARGVPVVMTLHDYKLACPVYRLFRDGAICTKCVGTEWPLWVGVHACSRGSRAESWLLALESTVHRMRRSYERGVSVFVSPSEFLAGIVRRQGLPARRIAVVRNAPRHRPEAADPDARSPQPRVLYAGRISPEKGVDLLIEAARRAPAVEVRIAGTGPDAARLGAMSADLDNVRWLGRLGPEDLEAERAAAWAVAVPSRWYENAPLSVIEAFCSGRPVLAADHGGLVEMVEPDVSGWRIPPGDVEAWAEALRRLPRAQSELMLMGMRARAVADRDHDHERFLDAHEELYASLVERSRGTVQR from the coding sequence GTGAACAAATTCTACGACCCGCGGGGGGGCACCGAAAGGGTCCTGTTCGACCTCGAAGACGGGTTGCGGGCGCGTGGTCACGACGTCGCGGTCTTCGCCTGCGAGCATCCCGACAACCGCCCGTCGGAGTGGAGTCGCTACTTCGTCGGGCGCCGCGACTACGAGAGCCCGGGTCCCGTCGACCGTCTGCGCCATGCCGTCGGGACCGTCTACGACGTCGGAGCACGTCGGGCACTGGGACGTCTTCTCGACGACTTCCGCCCCGACGTGGCGCACCTCCACAACGTGTATCACCAGCTCAGCCCCTCGGTGCTCGACGTCCTGCGTGCTCGCGGCGTGCCGGTGGTCATGACCCTGCACGACTACAAACTGGCCTGCCCCGTCTACCGACTGTTCCGTGACGGTGCGATCTGCACGAAGTGCGTCGGAACGGAATGGCCACTGTGGGTCGGCGTGCACGCCTGTTCGCGGGGGAGCAGGGCCGAGAGCTGGTTGCTCGCGCTCGAGTCCACCGTGCACCGGATGCGCCGTAGCTACGAGCGCGGCGTGTCGGTGTTCGTGAGTCCGAGCGAGTTCCTGGCGGGCATCGTGCGACGACAGGGCCTTCCGGCCCGGCGCATCGCGGTCGTCCGCAACGCGCCCCGTCACCGGCCCGAGGCCGCGGACCCGGACGCACGGTCTCCGCAGCCGCGGGTACTCTACGCTGGCCGGATCAGCCCCGAGAAGGGGGTCGACCTGCTGATCGAGGCGGCCCGGCGGGCTCCGGCCGTCGAGGTGCGGATCGCGGGTACCGGCCCGGATGCGGCCCGGCTCGGCGCGATGTCGGCCGACCTCGACAACGTGCGCTGGTTGGGTCGTCTCGGGCCCGAGGACCTGGAGGCGGAGCGCGCGGCCGCCTGGGCGGTGGCGGTCCCGTCGCGTTGGTACGAGAACGCGCCCCTGAGCGTGATCGAGGCCTTCTGCAGTGGGCGTCCGGTCCTGGCGGCCGACCACGGAGGACTGGTCGAGATGGTCGAGCCCGACGTCAGCGGATGGAGGATCCCCCCGGGCGACGTCGAGGCGTGGGCCGAGGCCCTCCGGCGCTTGCCCCGCGCGCAGTCGGAACTCATGCTGATGGGCATGCGGGCGCGAGCGGTGGCCGACCGTGACCACGACCACGAACGTTTCCTCGACGCCCACGAAGAATTGTACGCGAGCCTCGTGGAGCGCTCGAGAGGGACGGTGCAACGATGA
- a CDS encoding Gfo/Idh/MocA family oxidoreductase, which produces MIRCGVLGAGRHGERYVRHLSNGDAPGATVTAVSRRSPEAREQFERRYPVRAHAEWQGLIDDDRVDAVIVTTPPMVHDEAILACLSAGKPVLVEKPLTGNWERACALVGQLGPEPRVMVAQTLRFHPVLEVAREQMGRLGRVHRLRIAQRLQPTGIRWQAHPLEAGGGSVVLTGVHLFDLVRWFVGGTPDHVRATLGHVRPTALENLFDACFDYDVGPLLASTEVSRFTASRSALLEVVGTDGQFEADYLGGVLRWRRGAEVDTLVEVPDAMTIPRTLLAFVEWLRGQRANPVTLFDGAETLRMAEACYRSHDEARRVSLAELSEEEHV; this is translated from the coding sequence ATGATCCGATGCGGAGTGCTCGGTGCCGGTCGCCACGGCGAGCGCTATGTGCGTCACCTGTCGAACGGGGATGCGCCGGGGGCCACGGTGACGGCGGTCTCCCGTCGGTCCCCCGAAGCGCGCGAGCAGTTCGAACGCCGTTATCCGGTCCGGGCCCATGCCGAGTGGCAGGGCCTGATCGACGACGATCGCGTGGACGCGGTGATCGTCACGACCCCTCCCATGGTCCACGACGAGGCGATTCTCGCGTGTCTGTCCGCGGGCAAACCGGTGCTGGTCGAGAAGCCTCTCACCGGAAACTGGGAGCGCGCGTGTGCGCTCGTGGGCCAGCTCGGTCCCGAACCACGCGTGATGGTCGCCCAGACGTTGCGCTTCCACCCGGTGCTGGAGGTCGCACGCGAGCAGATGGGGAGGTTGGGCCGCGTGCACCGGCTCCGGATCGCGCAGCGCCTGCAGCCCACGGGGATCCGCTGGCAGGCCCATCCGCTGGAGGCCGGCGGGGGATCGGTGGTCCTCACGGGTGTCCATCTGTTCGACCTGGTCCGGTGGTTCGTGGGCGGGACACCCGACCATGTCCGCGCGACCCTGGGTCACGTGCGTCCGACGGCACTCGAGAACCTCTTCGACGCATGCTTCGACTACGACGTGGGGCCACTGCTGGCCTCGACCGAGGTCAGCAGGTTCACCGCGAGCCGCAGTGCGCTGCTGGAGGTGGTGGGCACCGACGGTCAGTTCGAGGCCGACTACCTCGGTGGGGTCCTGCGCTGGCGCCGCGGCGCCGAAGTCGACACCTTGGTCGAGGTGCCCGACGCCATGACCATCCCGCGCACGCTCCTGGCCTTCGTGGAGTGGTTGCGGGGGCAGCGGGCCAATCCGGTCACCCTGTTCGACGGGGCCGAGACCCTGCGCATGGCCGAGGCGTGCTATCGCTCGCACGACGAGGCGCGGCGGGTGTCGCTGGCCGAACTCTCCGAAGAGGAGCACGTCTGA